One window of Burkholderiales bacterium genomic DNA carries:
- a CDS encoding transglycosylase SLT domain-containing protein encodes MTKHLALLAGLGLLGAQAHAGEQRYEPLSASVRAALHRSVADNASPRLAFQDEMQGAVWLADMSTRLERHVPDEQARKDLLTTVHYEATRAGLDPQLVLAVMEVESRFRKYAVSRAGARGYMQVMPFWTELIGEKDHNLFNLRTNLRYGCTILRHYLDIEKGNLSRALARYNGSLGQRKYPEQVRRALARNWRYDPDQPTLTRAASRPSATTAPVKVIW; translated from the coding sequence ATGACCAAGCACCTCGCTTTGCTCGCCGGACTGGGCCTGTTGGGCGCGCAGGCCCATGCCGGCGAGCAGCGTTACGAACCGCTCTCGGCCAGCGTGCGCGCGGCACTGCATCGGTCGGTGGCCGACAACGCCAGCCCGCGTCTGGCCTTTCAGGACGAGATGCAAGGCGCGGTCTGGCTGGCCGACATGTCCACTCGCCTGGAGCGCCACGTGCCGGACGAGCAGGCGCGCAAGGATCTGCTGACCACCGTGCACTACGAAGCCACCCGTGCCGGGCTCGATCCGCAACTCGTGCTGGCGGTAATGGAAGTGGAGAGCCGCTTTCGCAAGTACGCGGTGTCGCGCGCCGGCGCCCGCGGCTACATGCAGGTGATGCCGTTCTGGACCGAGCTGATCGGCGAGAAGGATCACAACCTGTTCAACTTGCGCACCAACTTGCGCTACGGCTGCACCATCCTGCGCCACTACCTCGACATCGAGAAAGGAAACCTGTCGCGCGCGCTCGCGCGCTACAACGGGAGCCTGGGACAGCGCAAATACCCGGAACAGGTGCGCCGGGCGCTGGCGCGCAACTGGCGCTACGACCCCGATCAGCCGACGTTGACTCGCGCGGCGTCGCGCCCGAGCGCGACCACTGCGCCGGTGAAGGTCATCTGGTAG
- a CDS encoding cytochrome b — protein MNRYTTVAIVLHWLIAAAIFGTFALGLYMHDLPLSPLKLRLYSYHKWIGVTIFLLVVLRIIWRLTHRTPPLPPMPAWQRLAAHASHALLYILTLAIPVSGWLFSSASGFQTVYLGLVPIPDLISKNKDAADALKAVHFYLNMTMMTIVALHVAAALKHHFADRDDVLVRMLPVVKQRNRRHETA, from the coding sequence ATGAACCGCTACACCACGGTCGCGATCGTGCTGCACTGGTTGATCGCCGCAGCGATCTTCGGCACCTTTGCGCTCGGTCTGTACATGCACGACCTGCCGCTGTCTCCGCTCAAGCTCAGGCTGTACTCGTATCACAAATGGATCGGTGTGACGATCTTTCTGCTCGTCGTGCTGCGCATCATCTGGCGGCTGACCCATCGCACGCCGCCGCTGCCGCCGATGCCGGCCTGGCAGCGCCTCGCCGCTCACGCTTCGCACGCGCTGCTCTACATTCTGACGCTCGCCATTCCGGTCTCCGGCTGGCTGTTCAGCTCCGCATCGGGCTTCCAGACGGTCTACCTGGGCCTGGTGCCCATACCGGATCTGATCTCCAAGAACAAGGACGCGGCGGACGCCCTCAAGGCGGTGCACTTCTATCTGAACATGACGATGATGACCATCGTTGCACTGCATGTCGCCGCCGCGCTCAAGCATCACTTCGCCGACCGGGACGACGTGCTGGTTCGCATGCTGCCGGTCGTCAAGCAGAGGAACCGGAGGCATGAGACCGCTTGA
- a CDS encoding DUF2470 domain-containing protein, translating into MDASTLTRGDEARRLLRRHHAGVLSTHSARQEGYPYGSALPFCTDHQGRVVVLISHLAEHTQNILRDPRVSFTVSPLTPDLQSQPRLTVLGDAREVEEERVQQRYLRILPEGREHLAIGGFRFFCIEPRQARLIAGFGSLHWIDGASLLAPLLPVAEAEADILRHMNADHAHNLLDYCRHVHGVQARSAQMCGIDCDGFDLRADHALLRFEFDARVENAQDARDHLVALARQARPENS; encoded by the coding sequence ATGGATGCATCCACCCTGACGCGGGGAGACGAAGCGCGAAGGCTGTTGCGACGCCACCATGCCGGTGTGCTCTCCACCCATTCGGCCAGGCAGGAGGGTTATCCCTACGGCTCCGCGCTGCCGTTCTGCACCGACCATCAGGGACGCGTCGTCGTCCTCATCAGCCATCTCGCGGAGCACACGCAGAACATCCTGCGCGACCCGCGGGTGTCCTTCACCGTTTCGCCGCTCACGCCGGACCTTCAGTCGCAGCCGCGCCTGACCGTTCTGGGCGACGCGCGGGAGGTGGAGGAAGAACGCGTGCAGCAACGGTATCTGCGCATCCTTCCCGAGGGGCGCGAGCATCTGGCGATCGGCGGTTTTCGATTCTTCTGCATCGAGCCCAGGCAGGCGCGCTTGATCGCCGGCTTCGGCAGCCTGCACTGGATCGACGGCGCGAGCTTGCTGGCGCCGCTGCTGCCGGTCGCGGAGGCAGAAGCCGACATTCTGCGGCACATGAACGCCGACCACGCTCACAATCTGCTCGACTACTGTCGCCATGTCCACGGCGTCCAAGCAAGAAGCGCGCAAATGTGCGGCATCGACTGCGACGGATTCGACCTGCGTGCCGACCATGCTTTGCTGCGCTTCGAATTCGACGCACGAGTCGAGAACGCGCAGGACGCCCGCGATCACCTGGTCGCTCTGGCGCGGCAGGCCCGGCCCGAAAACTCCTGA
- a CDS encoding RNA pyrophosphohydrolase, translating into MIDRDGYRPNVGIVLCNAKNQVFWGKRVKEHAWQFPQGGIKTGESPEQAMYRELREEVGLQPMHVRILGRTRDWLRYDVPQHWVRREHRSSYRGQKQIWFLLRLIGRDCDVCLRACGKPEFDAWRWHEYWVPLDSVIEFKRDVYKQALTELARYLDLNAPNTYAAAEARVQPCRS; encoded by the coding sequence ATGATCGACCGTGACGGCTATCGCCCCAACGTAGGAATCGTACTGTGCAACGCAAAAAACCAGGTCTTCTGGGGCAAACGGGTCAAAGAGCACGCGTGGCAGTTTCCACAGGGCGGGATCAAGACCGGAGAGAGCCCCGAGCAGGCGATGTACCGCGAGCTGCGCGAGGAGGTGGGCTTACAGCCCATGCACGTCAGGATCCTCGGGCGCACGCGCGACTGGTTGCGTTACGACGTGCCTCAGCACTGGGTGCGCCGTGAGCATCGCTCTTCCTACCGGGGGCAGAAGCAGATCTGGTTCTTGTTGCGCCTGATCGGGCGCGACTGCGATGTGTGCCTGCGGGCTTGTGGCAAGCCCGAGTTCGACGCTTGGCGCTGGCACGAGTACTGGGTGCCGCTCGACAGCGTGATCGAGTTCAAGCGCGACGTCTACAAGCAAGCGCTGACCGAGCTGGCCCGCTACCTCGACTTGAACGCGCCCAACACCTACGCCGCAGCCGAGGCCAGGGTGCAGCCCTGCAGGTCGTAG
- a CDS encoding YceI family protein, with translation MRPLELLCLAAAGLPLLAQAQTIDYARSEIVFISTQMNVPVEGRFRKFTAQIRFDPKNLAASQAQIEVDLGSVDTGSEEADSEVKKKGWFNLAAFPTAKFVSTGVRQLGPDRFEAQGKLTIKGITRDITAPFTVKKSGTATAYEGGFTLLRLQFKIGEGVWSDTDTVADEVQVRFRIVQSGTAG, from the coding sequence ATGAGACCGCTTGAGCTGCTTTGCTTGGCCGCGGCCGGATTGCCGCTGCTGGCCCAGGCCCAGACGATCGATTACGCCAGAAGCGAGATCGTCTTCATTTCCACCCAGATGAACGTCCCGGTCGAGGGCCGCTTCCGCAAGTTCACCGCGCAGATCCGGTTCGATCCGAAGAACCTCGCCGCCTCGCAGGCGCAGATCGAGGTCGACCTGGGCAGCGTCGACACCGGCAGCGAAGAGGCGGACAGCGAGGTGAAGAAGAAGGGATGGTTCAATCTCGCGGCCTTTCCGACGGCGAAGTTCGTCTCCACCGGCGTGCGTCAGCTCGGCCCCGACCGCTTCGAAGCGCAGGGCAAGCTCACGATCAAGGGCATCACGCGCGACATCACCGCCCCGTTCACGGTGAAGAAATCCGGCACAGCGACCGCCTACGAGGGCGGATTCACGCTGCTGCGGCTGCAGTTCAAGATCGGCGAAGGGGTCTGGTCCGACACCGACACCGTGGCCGACGAGGTCCAGGTGCGATTCCGCATCGTCCAGTCCGGAACTGCCGGCTGA
- a CDS encoding YihY family inner membrane protein, which produces MKLRLGSVREIVEQFRLLGNFISLVYCRFRDERCFQLCGSLTFTTLLALVPLVTIALTVMTAFPVFADITARLREFALENFVPRESGRVVSTYVEQFSENAGRLTAAGVTLLGAAAIMLMLTIDRAFNTIWRVKRPRPLVQRVLIYWSLLTVGPLLIGASLTLWSWLLTSAGAGRHIPELTVVVLRLVPLVLTSAAFGLLYRLVPNRQVSLLDATVGGIIAAMAFEGMKLGFSEFVQNFGNYKLVYGAFASVPIFLVWIYSSWVVVVFAAVITAVLPYWRTGGVKSPGAPGSTFVDALEILMMLARAHREGEVKNLQELRTVVKLSWEEMEAILDRLVAAGWVAKLQGNGWVLARDASRIHVIDVYRKFVLDERGANEATDEPPIRNLISRLAESAEDVADMTLAELFFGREGRGAARAA; this is translated from the coding sequence ATGAAGCTCAGGCTCGGATCCGTCCGCGAGATCGTCGAGCAGTTCCGCTTGCTCGGCAACTTCATCTCGCTGGTCTATTGCCGTTTTCGCGACGAGCGCTGTTTCCAGCTGTGCGGCAGCCTGACTTTCACCACGCTGCTGGCGCTGGTGCCGCTGGTCACGATCGCGCTCACCGTCATGACCGCGTTTCCGGTGTTCGCCGACATCACCGCCCGGCTGCGCGAGTTCGCGCTGGAGAACTTCGTCCCGCGCGAATCGGGCCGCGTGGTCTCCACCTACGTCGAGCAGTTCTCGGAGAACGCCGGACGACTGACTGCTGCGGGCGTCACGCTGCTCGGGGCCGCGGCGATCATGCTGATGCTGACGATCGACCGCGCCTTCAACACGATCTGGCGGGTCAAGCGCCCGCGCCCCCTGGTGCAGCGCGTGCTGATCTACTGGTCGCTGCTGACGGTCGGCCCGCTGCTCATCGGAGCCAGCCTGACGTTGTGGTCGTGGCTGCTGACGTCCGCCGGAGCCGGCCGCCACATTCCCGAGCTCACGGTCGTGGTGCTCAGACTCGTCCCGCTGGTGCTGACGTCAGCGGCGTTCGGACTGCTCTATCGCCTGGTGCCCAACCGGCAGGTGTCCCTGCTGGACGCCACCGTGGGTGGCATCATCGCCGCCATGGCGTTCGAGGGCATGAAGCTCGGTTTCAGCGAATTCGTGCAGAACTTCGGCAACTACAAGCTCGTCTACGGCGCCTTCGCCAGTGTGCCGATCTTCCTCGTGTGGATCTATTCGTCCTGGGTGGTGGTGGTGTTCGCCGCGGTCATCACCGCCGTGCTCCCCTACTGGCGCACCGGAGGCGTCAAGAGTCCGGGGGCGCCCGGCAGCACGTTCGTCGACGCGCTGGAGATCCTGATGATGCTGGCGCGCGCGCACCGCGAAGGCGAGGTCAAGAACCTGCAGGAGCTGCGCACCGTGGTCAAGCTGTCGTGGGAAGAGATGGAGGCGATCCTCGACCGGCTGGTGGCGGCGGGCTGGGTCGCAAAGCTGCAAGGCAACGGCTGGGTGCTGGCGCGCGATGCCAGTCGCATCCATGTAATCGACGTCTATCGCAAATTCGTGCTCGACGAACGAGGCGCCAACGAAGCCACCGACGAGCCGCCGATCCGCAACCTGATCAGCAGGCTTGCGGAAAGCGCGGAGGATGTCGCCGACATGACGCTTGCGGAGCTGTTCTTCGGCCGCGAAGGCCGCGGGGCGGCGCGCGCGGCGTGA
- a CDS encoding molybdopterin-binding protein: MAERSLPGSAGDARLRGRIPTGAPAPRFGALIIGDEILSGKRQDRHFAKAIEILGRRGLTLSWSMYLPDEPDMIAEVLTSTMGRPDVVFSFGGIGATPDDHTRQCAAKAAGVALALHPDAKREIEARFGAEAYPKRIEMGVFPVGSRIIPNPYNRVPGFSYRRHHFLPGFPEMAWPMMEWVLDNEYREFHRATPPVDVAIIVKDAGESQLIDLMNGCIARFPDVKLFSLPSFTPAGRRIELGVKGEARLANEALDYLKQGVTKLGFGWEERGEV; encoded by the coding sequence ATGGCTGAGCGCTCTTTGCCCGGTTCCGCGGGCGACGCGCGCCTGCGCGGTCGCATCCCCACAGGGGCCCCTGCTCCACGCTTCGGCGCGCTCATCATCGGCGACGAGATCCTGTCGGGGAAGCGGCAGGACCGGCATTTCGCCAAAGCGATCGAGATCCTCGGGCGGCGCGGCCTCACACTGTCGTGGAGTATGTATCTGCCGGACGAGCCGGACATGATCGCCGAGGTCCTCACCAGCACCATGGGGCGGCCGGACGTGGTGTTCTCGTTCGGCGGCATCGGCGCCACGCCCGATGATCACACCCGGCAGTGCGCGGCGAAAGCGGCCGGCGTCGCACTGGCCTTGCACCCCGATGCCAAACGCGAGATCGAAGCGCGCTTCGGTGCCGAGGCGTACCCCAAGCGCATCGAGATGGGCGTGTTTCCGGTGGGCAGCCGCATCATTCCCAATCCCTACAACCGCGTGCCCGGCTTCAGCTACCGGCGGCATCACTTTCTTCCGGGGTTCCCGGAGATGGCCTGGCCGATGATGGAATGGGTGCTGGATAACGAGTATCGCGAATTTCACCGCGCCACGCCGCCGGTCGACGTGGCGATCATCGTCAAGGACGCCGGCGAAAGCCAGTTGATCGATCTGATGAACGGCTGCATCGCCCGGTTCCCGGACGTGAAGCTCTTCAGCCTGCCTTCGTTCACCCCGGCCGGCCGCCGCATCGAACTGGGCGTGAAAGGCGAAGCGCGGCTCGCCAATGAAGCGCTCGACTATCTGAAGCAGGGCGTCACGAAGCTGGGATTCGGGTGGGAAGAGAGGGGTGAGGTCTGA
- a CDS encoding proline--tRNA ligase, translated as MRVSQFFLSTLKEAPAEAELVSHKLMLRAGLIKKLGSGLYTWMPLGLRVLRKVESIVREEMNRAGAIELLMPAVQPAELWQETGRWEQFGPQMLKIKDRHERDFCFGPTHEEVVTDIARKEIRSYRQLPLNLYQIQTKFRDEIRPRFGVMRAREFLMKDAYSFHASYEDLQREYRNMYDTYARIFTRLGLKFRAVAADTGAIGGTGSHEFHVLADSGEDAIAFCPTSDYAANVELAEALAPPGPRAAPGQKMEKVPTPGKTTCEEVTALLGLPLSRSVKALAVMHDDEMFMLLVRGDHQLNEVKTAKIPGLNPFRFASDREIEERIGCRPGYIGPVGLPKNIKVIADRSVAAMSDFVCGANEAGYHLVGVNFGRDLPEPIHVADLRDVVAGDPSPDGKGRLEICRGIEVGHVFQLRTKYSEAMQATFLDETGVARPMEMGCYGIGVSRIVAAAIEQGNDARGIVWPLPMAPFQVAVAPIGYERSEAVREAADQLHDELEAVGFEVLLDDRGERPGVMFADLELIGLPYRVTVGERGLKEGKAEVQARTAEKAQVVDLQSVAAHLKSLV; from the coding sequence ATGCGCGTTTCGCAGTTCTTTTTGTCGACCCTCAAGGAGGCCCCGGCGGAAGCCGAACTGGTCTCCCACAAGCTCATGTTGCGCGCCGGGCTGATCAAGAAGCTGGGCAGCGGGCTCTATACCTGGATGCCGCTCGGGCTGAGGGTGCTGCGCAAGGTGGAGAGCATCGTGCGCGAGGAAATGAATCGCGCCGGCGCCATCGAGCTGCTGATGCCCGCGGTGCAGCCGGCCGAGCTGTGGCAGGAGACGGGACGCTGGGAGCAGTTCGGACCGCAGATGCTCAAGATCAAGGACCGGCACGAACGCGATTTCTGCTTCGGTCCGACGCACGAGGAAGTCGTCACGGACATCGCCCGCAAGGAGATCCGCTCCTATCGCCAGCTTCCCCTGAACCTCTACCAGATCCAGACCAAGTTTCGCGACGAGATCCGGCCGCGCTTCGGCGTGATGCGCGCCCGGGAATTTCTGATGAAGGACGCGTACTCCTTCCACGCCAGCTACGAAGACCTGCAGCGCGAGTACCGCAATATGTACGACACGTATGCGCGCATCTTCACGCGCCTGGGGCTGAAGTTTCGCGCTGTGGCCGCCGACACCGGGGCCATCGGCGGCACCGGCTCGCACGAATTCCACGTCCTCGCCGATTCGGGCGAGGACGCGATCGCCTTCTGCCCGACCTCGGACTATGCGGCGAATGTCGAGCTGGCCGAAGCGCTGGCGCCGCCCGGACCGCGCGCCGCTCCCGGCCAGAAGATGGAGAAGGTCCCTACGCCGGGCAAGACGACCTGCGAGGAAGTCACGGCGCTGCTGGGGCTGCCGCTGTCGCGCTCGGTGAAGGCGCTCGCGGTCATGCATGACGACGAGATGTTCATGCTGCTCGTGCGCGGGGATCACCAGTTGAACGAGGTGAAGACGGCGAAGATTCCAGGGCTCAATCCCTTTCGCTTCGCCAGCGACCGGGAAATCGAGGAGCGCATCGGCTGCCGGCCGGGCTACATCGGACCGGTAGGCCTGCCGAAGAACATCAAGGTCATCGCCGACCGGTCGGTCGCCGCGATGAGCGACTTCGTGTGCGGGGCGAACGAAGCCGGCTATCACCTCGTCGGCGTCAATTTCGGGCGCGATCTGCCCGAGCCGATCCATGTCGCCGACCTCCGCGACGTGGTCGCCGGCGATCCTTCGCCGGACGGCAAGGGTCGCCTGGAGATCTGCCGTGGCATCGAGGTCGGCCATGTCTTCCAGCTGCGCACGAAGTATTCCGAAGCGATGCAGGCCACGTTTCTCGACGAGACGGGGGTGGCGAGGCCCATGGAAATGGGCTGCTATGGAATCGGCGTCTCGCGCATCGTCGCGGCAGCCATCGAGCAGGGCAACGACGCCCGGGGCATCGTCTGGCCGCTCCCGATGGCGCCATTCCAGGTAGCGGTTGCGCCGATCGGTTACGAGCGCAGCGAAGCCGTGCGCGAGGCTGCGGACCAGTTGCACGACGAACTCGAGGCGGTTGGATTCGAAGTTCTGCTCGACGATCGCGGCGAGCGTCCCGGCGTGATGTTCGCGGACCTGGAGCTGATCGGGTTGCCGTATCGCGTCACGGTGGGCGAGCGCGGGCTGAAGGAAGGCAAGGCGGAAGTTCAGGCGCGCACCGCCGAGAAAGCCCAGGTCGTCGATTTGCAAAGCGTCGCCGCGCACCTAAAATCGCTCGTATGA
- the gluQRS gene encoding tRNA glutamyl-Q(34) synthetase GluQRS — MSYRGRFAPSPSGPLHFGSMIAAIGSYCDARAHGGSWQLRIDDLDPPRTARGAVDAILRCLEAHALQWDGPVVFQSRRSDAYHAALHRLRQAGRVFPCACSRKEIAEIARAGGEGPVYPGTCRDGLPPGRPARALRVRVEDTTIAFDDLLQGRIERHLAREFGDFVLYRADHVYAYHLACVVDDAEEGVDHVVRGADLLDSTSRQIYLQRLLRVPTPRYLHLPVALDASGRKLSKQARARPVDPAQAPAVIGAVAAFLGQRPPADLERSTPAEALRWVVSQWSRERLPATRAIALQDRRFAEAP; from the coding sequence ATGAGTTACCGCGGAAGATTCGCGCCGAGCCCTTCGGGGCCGCTGCATTTCGGCTCGATGATCGCCGCGATCGGGAGTTATTGCGACGCGCGCGCGCACGGGGGCAGCTGGCAGTTGCGCATCGATGATCTCGATCCGCCACGCACGGCGCGGGGAGCCGTGGATGCGATTCTGCGTTGCCTCGAAGCGCACGCGCTGCAATGGGACGGTCCGGTCGTATTCCAGAGCCGGCGCAGCGACGCCTACCACGCCGCCTTGCATCGGCTGCGCCAAGCCGGCCGGGTCTTCCCCTGTGCCTGCAGCCGCAAGGAGATTGCCGAGATCGCGCGGGCCGGCGGCGAAGGTCCCGTCTACCCGGGCACCTGCCGCGACGGCTTGCCGCCGGGACGCCCGGCGCGCGCGCTGCGCGTCAGAGTCGAGGACACGACGATCGCATTCGACGACCTGCTGCAGGGACGGATCGAACGGCACCTGGCCCGCGAGTTCGGTGATTTCGTCCTCTACCGGGCCGATCACGTCTACGCCTATCACCTTGCGTGCGTGGTCGATGACGCCGAGGAAGGCGTCGATCACGTCGTGCGGGGTGCGGACCTGCTCGATTCCACCTCGCGGCAGATCTATCTCCAGCGCCTGCTCCGAGTCCCCACGCCACGGTACCTGCACCTGCCGGTGGCGCTGGATGCCAGCGGCCGGAAGCTGTCGAAGCAGGCACGCGCCCGGCCCGTCGATCCGGCACAGGCGCCAGCAGTCATCGGCGCGGTCGCCGCTTTCCTCGGACAGCGGCCGCCCGCAGACCTGGAACGGAGCACTCCCGCGGAAGCGCTCCGCTGGGTGGTGTCGCAATGGTCGCGCGAGCGCCTGCCGGCGACGCGCGCCATTGCGCTGCAAGACCGGCGCTTCGCTGAAGCGCCCTGA
- a CDS encoding class I SAM-dependent methyltransferase — protein sequence MSTRTFTLPDKLYRYLIDHSLREPDVLRRLREETSRLPMATMQIAPEQGQFLQLLVRMLRVKRALEVGVFTGYSSLAVALAMPHDGRLVACDLSEEWTSVARRYWKEAGVERKIELRLAPALQTLDAMLTVGEAGTYDYAFIDADKVNYLNYYERVLRLLRPGGLIAVDNTLWNGAVADRRKRDEDTEAIRAFNRHLHSDSRIFLSLVPIGDGLTLALKSG from the coding sequence ATGTCCACCAGAACCTTCACGCTCCCCGACAAGCTCTATCGCTATCTGATCGACCACTCGCTGCGCGAGCCCGACGTCCTGCGGCGGCTGCGCGAGGAAACCTCGCGGCTGCCGATGGCCACCATGCAGATCGCTCCGGAACAGGGGCAGTTCCTTCAGTTGCTGGTTCGCATGCTGCGCGTCAAGCGCGCGCTCGAAGTCGGGGTGTTCACCGGCTATTCGAGCCTCGCGGTTGCGCTCGCCATGCCGCACGACGGTCGCCTCGTGGCCTGCGATCTGAGCGAGGAATGGACCTCGGTGGCGCGACGCTACTGGAAGGAGGCGGGCGTCGAGCGCAAGATCGAGCTGCGGCTGGCGCCGGCGCTGCAGACGCTGGACGCGATGCTCACCGTAGGCGAGGCTGGAACCTATGACTACGCCTTCATCGACGCCGACAAGGTGAATTACCTGAACTACTACGAGCGCGTACTGCGCCTGCTGCGACCGGGCGGGCTCATCGCGGTGGACAACACCCTGTGGAACGGAGCGGTCGCGGATCGGCGCAAGCGCGACGAGGACACCGAAGCGATCCGCGCTTTCAACCGTCATCTGCACTCGGATTCGAGGATCTTTCTGTCGCTCGTACCAATCGGCGACGGCCTGACGCTGGCGCTGAAGTCCGGTTGA
- the wrbA gene encoding NAD(P)H:quinone oxidoreductase, translating into MNEILVLYYSQTGAIRQMAQYVARGVEQVPGATARLRTVPRVSTVAEAVEPSIPDSGAPYAEYSDLEQCIGLALGSPTRFGNMASALKYFLDGTGALWLRGALAGKPACVFTSTASMHGGQETTLLSMMLPLMHHGMIMVGVPYTEPDLISTRSGGTPYGVSHLAGRNADLPVSDEERRLCIALGRRLAEIALKLAR; encoded by the coding sequence GTGAACGAAATCCTTGTCTTGTACTACTCGCAGACCGGCGCCATCCGGCAGATGGCGCAGTATGTGGCTCGCGGCGTCGAGCAGGTGCCTGGTGCGACGGCCCGGCTGCGCACCGTTCCCCGGGTGTCGACCGTGGCCGAGGCCGTGGAACCATCGATTCCAGACAGCGGCGCTCCGTACGCCGAGTATTCCGATCTCGAACAGTGCATCGGGCTCGCGCTCGGAAGCCCGACGCGCTTCGGCAACATGGCGTCTGCACTGAAATACTTCCTGGACGGTACCGGCGCACTTTGGCTGCGCGGCGCGCTGGCCGGCAAACCCGCCTGCGTCTTCACCTCCACCGCGTCGATGCACGGCGGTCAGGAGACGACGCTGCTGTCGATGATGCTTCCGCTCATGCATCACGGCATGATCATGGTGGGCGTGCCCTACACCGAGCCGGATCTGATCTCCACCCGATCGGGCGGCACTCCGTATGGCGTCAGCCACCTCGCCGGTCGCAACGCCGATCTGCCGGTGAGCGACGAAGAACGCAGGCTGTGCATCGCGCTGGGCCGCCGGCTGGCCGAGATCGCGCTCAAGCTTGCGCGCTAG
- a CDS encoding polyamine aminopropyltransferase, whose protein sequence is MTIRLGKWRIHRLFDRDAPVEVSERDGVRSLHLGTSTIQSSMKLNDPVELVLSYTRTMMGFLLFDPQPRHVVMIGLGGGSLAKFIYHRLPDARLTAVEANPRVISVARSHFHVPPDDARLQVVLAPGEQWVAGRSEPCDALLVDGYDGTTQAEGLSTEDFYMAARRCLEPEGILVVNLWSSDKRFEAYLQRIERCFEACVCLPAERRGNVVAFAFCRPPRTFRWSQLIPRAKGLQARLGLEFPRMVEALKELNPHDAKGLIFGRSGA, encoded by the coding sequence ATGACGATCCGGCTCGGCAAGTGGCGCATCCATCGGCTGTTCGACCGCGACGCTCCGGTGGAGGTCAGCGAGCGCGACGGCGTTCGTTCCCTGCACCTGGGCACCTCGACCATCCAGAGTTCGATGAAGCTCAACGACCCGGTCGAGCTGGTGCTGTCCTACACCCGCACGATGATGGGCTTCCTGCTGTTCGATCCGCAGCCCCGGCACGTCGTGATGATCGGCCTGGGCGGAGGGTCGCTGGCCAAGTTCATCTACCACCGTCTGCCGGACGCACGCCTCACCGCGGTCGAAGCGAATCCGCGGGTCATATCGGTGGCCAGATCCCATTTTCATGTGCCCCCGGACGACGCGCGCCTGCAAGTGGTGCTGGCGCCCGGCGAGCAGTGGGTGGCCGGACGCAGCGAGCCGTGCGACGCGCTCCTCGTGGACGGTTACGACGGCACCACCCAGGCGGAGGGGCTTTCCACGGAGGACTTCTACATGGCCGCTCGCCGCTGCCTCGAGCCGGAAGGCATCCTGGTCGTCAATCTCTGGTCGAGCGACAAGCGCTTCGAGGCCTACCTGCAGCGTATCGAACGTTGCTTCGAAGCCTGCGTGTGTCTGCCGGCGGAGCGCCGCGGCAACGTGGTGGCCTTCGCTTTCTGCCGCCCGCCCCGGACTTTCCGTTGGTCGCAACTCATCCCGCGGGCCAAGGGCCTCCAGGCGCGCCTCGGACTGGAGTTCCCGCGCATGGTCGAGGCCCTCAAGGAACTCAATCCGCACGATGCCAAAGGCTTGATCTTCGGCCGCTCCGGAGCCTGA
- a CDS encoding RNA polymerase sigma factor, with protein MMRLAMGRGVDVSATLGRVRQADSDEALMMAYRDGDAGAFAVLYARHRGGLYRFVLRQCGSRALADELFQDVWTNVIAARSRYAPSAKFSTFLYQCARNRLIDHFRSQGRRLEDPDDPDDPVDPPAPAAGQPERMIERRQLAARILEGVEALPPAQREAFLLHEEGGLALEEIAQLTGVGRETVKSRLRYALARLRQSLEDWS; from the coding sequence ATGATGCGGCTCGCAATGGGTCGCGGCGTGGATGTCTCCGCTACACTGGGGCGCGTGCGGCAGGCGGATTCGGACGAGGCGCTCATGATGGCCTATCGCGACGGCGATGCCGGGGCGTTTGCCGTGCTCTACGCGCGCCATCGCGGCGGGCTCTACCGCTTCGTGCTGCGCCAGTGCGGCAGCCGCGCACTGGCCGATGAGCTGTTTCAGGACGTGTGGACCAACGTGATCGCGGCCCGCAGCCGCTATGCTCCGAGCGCGAAGTTCTCCACCTTTCTGTACCAGTGCGCGCGCAACCGCCTGATCGACCATTTCCGCTCGCAGGGGCGCAGGCTCGAAGATCCAGACGACCCCGATGATCCGGTGGATCCGCCGGCACCGGCCGCTGGCCAGCCGGAGCGGATGATCGAGCGCCGTCAGCTCGCCGCCCGGATTCTGGAAGGCGTCGAGGCTCTCCCGCCGGCGCAGCGCGAAGCCTTCCTGCTCCACGAAGAAGGCGGCCTCGCGCTCGAGGAGATCGCGCAACTCACCGGCGTGGGGCGCGAGACCGTCAAGAGCCGGCTGCGCTACGCGCTCGCGCGGCTCAGACAGAGCCTGGAGGACTGGTCATGA